In Devosia litorisediminis, one genomic interval encodes:
- the secY gene encoding preprotein translocase subunit SecY, translating into MASAAEQLARNLNFSTFSKAKALQQRIWFTLGALLVYRLGTFIPVPGIDPDAFAATFAQSEQGILGMFNMFAGGAVQRMAIFALNLIPYITASIVVQVVATASPRLEALKKEGESGRRKMNQYTRYLAVVFCAVQAYGVAAGLEASQGVVLNPGWFFRISTVITLVGGTMFLMWLGEQITSRGVGNGISLIIFAGIVANLPSTVVQTLELSRTGAIAPIAAFGVLVLALVVIAAIVFFERAQRRLLIQYPKRQVGNKMFQGDTSHLPLKLNTSGVIPVIFGSSLLLLPATIASFAAQGDAPQWLQVVTALLGRGQPLYLALFAFFIIFFAFFYTAIVFNPTETADNLKRSGGFIPGIRPGERTAQHIDYVLTRITVVGALYLTVVALIPEVVHNQLAVSQFIGGTSLLIMVTVTLDTVSQIQSHLVAQQYEGLVKKSRLGGGKRR; encoded by the coding sequence ATGGCGTCCGCAGCCGAACAGCTGGCACGTAATCTCAATTTTTCGACCTTCTCGAAGGCGAAAGCCCTGCAGCAGCGCATCTGGTTCACACTGGGAGCGCTGCTTGTCTATCGACTGGGCACTTTCATTCCGGTTCCGGGTATTGATCCTGATGCATTCGCTGCGACCTTTGCGCAGTCGGAGCAGGGGATCCTGGGCATGTTCAACATGTTTGCCGGCGGTGCCGTGCAGCGCATGGCGATCTTTGCCCTCAACCTGATTCCCTACATTACCGCGTCGATCGTGGTGCAGGTCGTGGCGACTGCCTCGCCGCGCCTTGAAGCTCTCAAGAAAGAGGGCGAGTCCGGTCGTCGCAAGATGAACCAGTACACCCGCTATCTGGCGGTCGTGTTCTGTGCGGTGCAGGCCTATGGCGTTGCGGCTGGTCTAGAGGCCAGCCAGGGCGTTGTGCTCAATCCAGGCTGGTTCTTCCGCATCTCGACCGTGATCACCCTGGTGGGTGGCACGATGTTCCTGATGTGGCTGGGCGAGCAGATCACCTCACGTGGTGTCGGCAACGGTATCTCGCTGATCATTTTCGCCGGTATCGTGGCCAATCTGCCATCGACTGTCGTGCAGACGCTTGAGCTGAGCCGTACCGGGGCCATCGCACCAATCGCCGCCTTTGGCGTGCTGGTGCTGGCGCTGGTGGTGATTGCCGCCATCGTGTTCTTCGAGCGTGCCCAGCGCCGGTTGCTGATCCAGTATCCAAAGCGCCAGGTTGGCAACAAGATGTTCCAGGGCGATACCTCGCATCTGCCGCTCAAGCTGAACACGTCGGGTGTTATCCCGGTGATCTTTGGCTCGTCGCTGCTGCTGTTGCCTGCTACCATTGCGTCGTTCGCGGCGCAGGGGGATGCGCCACAGTGGCTGCAGGTGGTCACGGCACTGCTGGGCCGCGGTCAACCGCTCTATCTGGCCCTGTTCGCGTTCTTCATCATTTTCTTTGCCTTCTTCTACACGGCGATTGTGTTCAATCCGACAGAGACGGCCGACAACCTCAAGCGCTCCGGCGGTTTCATTCCGGGTATTCGCCCGGGTGAGCGGACGGCCCAGCACATCGATTACGTGCTGACACGCATTACGGTTGTTGGTGCGCTTTACCTGACGGTGGTGGCATTGATCCCTGAGGTCGTGCACAACCAGCTTGCAGTCAGTCAGTTCATCGGTGGCACATCGCTGCTGATCATGGTGACGGTGACCCTTGATACGGTGAGCCAGATCCAGAGCCATCTGGTTGCCCAGCAATATGAGGGGCTGGTCAAGAAGTCCCGTCTTGGAGGAGGCAAGCGCCGATGA
- a CDS encoding adenylate kinase, with protein sequence MRLILLGPPGAGKGTQAKILVEAYGIPQLSTGDILRSAIAAKTPLGLEAKAIVDRGDLVSDAVVNGIVSERLDAEDCKPGFILDGFPRTIAQAEALDKMLVDKGVKLNAVIEIKADADELVRRVIQRAKESGGARADDNEEVLRKRLGVYQEQTAPLVAYYADEGLLKTVDGMAPVDEVTAAIKAAIAH encoded by the coding sequence ATGAGGTTGATTCTGCTCGGACCACCGGGTGCAGGGAAGGGGACTCAGGCCAAGATCCTGGTTGAGGCCTATGGTATCCCGCAGCTGTCCACTGGTGATATTCTGCGTTCGGCGATTGCGGCCAAGACCCCATTGGGGCTCGAAGCCAAGGCGATTGTGGATCGCGGTGACCTGGTCAGCGACGCTGTCGTCAATGGCATTGTGTCAGAGCGTCTCGACGCTGAGGACTGCAAGCCAGGTTTCATTCTCGATGGCTTCCCGCGCACCATTGCGCAGGCTGAAGCACTCGACAAGATGCTGGTAGACAAGGGCGTCAAGCTAAACGCCGTTATCGAGATCAAGGCCGATGCCGACGAACTGGTGCGCCGCGTTATTCAGCGCGCCAAGGAATCGGGCGGAGCCCGTGCTGACGACAATGAGGAAGTGCTGCGCAAGCGCCTTGGGGTCTATCAGGAACAGACAGCGCCACTGGTTGCCTATTACGCCGATGAGGGTCTGCTCAAGACCGTTGACGGCATGGCACCGGTCGACGAGGTGACCGCGGCCATCAAGGCTGCGATTGCTCACTAA
- the rpsM gene encoding 30S ribosomal protein S13: MARIAGVNIPTNKRVVIALQYIHGIGDKFALDICTQVGIPVERRVNELTDAEIIQIREAIDRDYVVEGDLRRNVAMNIKRLMDLGNYRGLRHRRGLPVRGQRTHTNARTRKGPAKAIAGKKK; encoded by the coding sequence GTGGCTCGTATCGCTGGCGTCAATATCCCGACGAACAAGCGCGTTGTCATCGCGCTGCAGTATATCCACGGGATTGGCGACAAGTTCGCCCTGGATATCTGCACTCAGGTTGGCATTCCCGTTGAGCGTCGTGTGAACGAACTCACTGACGCGGAAATCATCCAGATCCGTGAAGCTATCGACCGCGACTATGTCGTGGAAGGTGATCTTCGTCGTAATGTTGCGATGAACATCAAGCGTCTGATGGACCTGGGCAACTATCGTGGCCTGCGTCATCGTCGTGGTCTGCCCGTTCGCGGTCAGCGCACGCACACCAATGCTCGTACTCGCAAGGGTCCGGCAAAGGCGATCGCTGGTAAGAAGAAGTAA
- the rpsK gene encoding 30S ribosomal protein S11: MAKSETTRVKRKERKNITSGVAHVNASFNNTMITIADMQGNTISWSSSGVMGFKGSRKSTPYAAQVAAEDAAKKAQEHGMKTLEVEVRGPGSGRESALRALQAAGFNVTSIRDVTSIPHNGCRPRKRRRV, encoded by the coding sequence ATGGCTAAGTCTGAGACAACGCGCGTCAAGCGCAAGGAACGCAAGAACATCACTTCGGGCGTTGCCCATGTGAATGCTTCGTTCAACAACACCATGATCACCATCGCTGACATGCAGGGTAACACGATTTCGTGGTCCTCTTCGGGCGTGATGGGTTTCAAGGGCTCGCGTAAGTCGACCCCTTATGCAGCCCAGGTTGCTGCTGAAGATGCTGCCAAGAAGGCTCAGGAACACGGCATGAAGACCCTTGAGGTCGAAGTGCGTGGTCCAGGTTCGGGCCGTGAATCGGCGCTCCGTGCGCTGCAGGCTGCAGGCTTCAACGTCACTTCCATCCGTGACGTCACGTCGATCCCGCACAATGGCTGCCGCCCGCGCAAGCGGCGCCGCGTCTAA